The genomic DNA ACTGTTTGGTCTCCCTTGACAACAGTGAGGGCTACCATCATTTGTTTATTGATGCCCTGGGTTGCCTGGGAAACCAGACCTCCTGCCATCCTATTGGTCTGCCACTGCCATCCTCCAGAAGTCACCCACTCCATTGAAATCCCTCTTTAAGCATGGCTAGCGAGACCCTTAGAAATAGGCAGTGCTAAGTGCAGTAGAAGAGAGTAAGCAGTTGTACTcatttaatttaagcagtataAGAtgccttttattttctcttcaaagCCTGTAGTTAGCAGGCGAGTATTCTCTTTACCTTGTGGCATAGTGAGAATCTAATCATGTATGTAACTGTTTATACTACTGTAATTCAGATTAAATTGCCATTTCTGTGTAAACaatgtataaaatgttttaattcaaaACTTGTTTCCACCGAATTCACTGCACTATTACCCAGTCCCTGGTGTAACAAGGCCAAATTCATAATCACTGTAAAGATAGAAAGACATACCAGGTCATGTTTGGTCAATTCATGTGTTGCCTAAAACACTTTTTGGAGGGGTGGAATAATCTCTTGTGACCTACTGAACTGCCCTTTGGCAAATCCAGAGGCTATTGTTTTGCACATTAGCCTACCTCTTGTGTCCCGGGCAGTCTTGACAGGATAGGGGTCAGATAAGGTGAGGGCCTTACCTGACAGTAGATGTGAGCTAATTTTAGAAGGAATAAGATTGTGGGAATGTGAGCAGCATAAGAACAAACTTAGCCTGTCGCTCCCCTAACCATCTACAATTCACACTTCGGTATTGATgcacttcattattatttttgcgtAACATAATCTCATTATTTGCTGctcttttgaaaatgatttatgaAAAAGGGAAGGTAATGTATTCAGATCAACGGTTGCACTGTATGACATCATCTCAGTGCAGCTATGGTTCGCAGCCTGTGGGAACCTAAATATGGCTAGAAACAATGTGAGGAGCAGAATGGATTGTGACTGATTGCATCtgcaatgtattataatgtgGAACAAATGTGTGTGAGAACTGCAACTTCAAGACCAGCTGATTTTGTAGCTAATTGACTTTAGTTGAGACTAGCAAAGCCAAAAGCAGTCAATATTCAGAGTCTATGGTTCTCCCATGAACAGGAGTAAGTGTAACTGCTTTAGACTCttctattcttcttcttcttcttcttaaaaAATGTAGACTGGTTAAAGGGATGACTATTGAAACATCTAACGGGTTTGGCTCCAGAAAGGCCTTAATTGAAACCAAATGTCTTGTTTTACCATTGATCTGTAATTGTTTTCCCCATTCTGATTTGCAGTTATACCTTTCCTGGATGTGTACAACAGGAGCTTCTGCCAGAGAAGAGAGCTATTAGTGGATATCTTTCAGGAGTATCCTGATGACatcgaatatatatataagccttCATGCGTACCTCTCATGCGATGTGCAGGATGCTGCAATGACGAAAGTTTAGAGTGCGTTCCCACAGAAACGTACAATGTGACAATGCTGGTGAGTTGACTAACCTCAAAATTTAAATATAGAGATTGAAAGAAATCAAGGCCGGCCAACCAAAAAACACTACACTTTCttacaaaacagacaaattCGGACAGCTGTCTGTACAACAATGGTTTATGTAGAGCATGTCAGAAGAGTGTCCTCAGTGTCCTCATTTAGCACTTTTGTGAACAGTACTTTTAAAAGCAGCCCTGAGGCCAAGCAAGTCTCAGTCATTTCGATCTGCTAAATGGCATGGTTGTGAACTCTGTAGGAATGCACATGGGAAACACATTATCTTCCATCTGCATGGAGTGAACTATAAGGACTATCACCCGTGCTGTTGTATATTTTGCAGACTTTTAATAGTGCATGCACTGTGGCCGAATAGCATCGGCCGTTGTGAGGTGCTCGATGGTCCTGGCATTTGTCTAACTCAGAAAGTCCATTTCAGCGGGCTATAGACACTGGCATGCCAGCTATGTTGTTTGCATTCCGAGTTATGCTGTTTATTCTCCTGCATTTCAAGTGAAATTGGAATATTAGTTTTCCAGCAGATAGTACTGAGGGCTTTTCACACAGAAACTGAAGTCAAAATGAAGGCATGGCTGTGTGCTGCATAGATGGAAAAAGAAGTCCTAAGCTAACATGGCCTTTTTATTTGAGTCTTTCAATGTTGTTTCATTAAACTCTGTCTGGATTGAACCTTGTAGGGGATGTATACATGCCTTTGCTCACAATAGCAGGACAGTGTGAGGATAAATTGCACCTTTAGAGATATGGCCACGTTTGGTAGCTTTCAATAACCTGTATTCATATACTGCAATTATTTTTGTCGGTTAAGCGGCAAACTTCTCTCTTAGTCTTTTGGTGTAATTGACTGTATAATTTACAGCTTGCAGCTAAATTGTAGTTTAAACATTAAAGCTATTCTTTGCATCTTTGAATGTGATGTACTTGAATGCTCTTACCTCCGGGGTATGCATAGACATTAATTATAGTTTCTGGACTGTCTGctttaaactttatttaaagaaacaaatgccTTTCTCTTTGTCTTTAACAGATAATGAAAATCAAACCCTTCCACTTTGAAAAACCGGTACAAGTGAGTTTCACAGAACACAGTAGATGTGAATGCAGGTAAGAGGACAGAGATCGCACAAGTGTGGCGTTATCGAAGCATATGCC from Amia ocellicauda isolate fAmiCal2 chromosome 1, fAmiCal2.hap1, whole genome shotgun sequence includes the following:
- the vegfab gene encoding vascular endothelial growth factor Ab isoform X4, with the protein product MNFILTLINLGLAGLLYLSTVKTAHIPKEGERHPNEVIPFLDVYNRSFCQRRELLVDIFQEYPDDIEYIYKPSCVPLMRCAGCCNDESLECVPTETYNVTMLIMKIKPFHFEKPVQVSFTEHSRCECRIKKDVQEKKEKCDKPRR